The Emys orbicularis isolate rEmyOrb1 chromosome 14, rEmyOrb1.hap1, whole genome shotgun sequence genome includes a region encoding these proteins:
- the CA7 gene encoding carbonic anhydrase 7: protein MTGHHCWGYGQDDGPSEWYKSYPIAQGHRQSPVDIVSMQAVYDPSLKPLIISYESCTSLEISNNGHSVMVDFEDSDDKTVINGGPLEGPYRLKQFHFHWGMKHSQGSEHTVDSKSFPSELHLVHWNARKYATFGEAAAAPDGLAVVGIFLETGEEHANMNRLTDALYMVKFKGTKAQFRTFNPKCLLPSSLNYWTYPGSLTTPPLYESVTWIVLKEPVRISEKQLEKFRTLLFTSEGVERIQMVNNFRPPQPLKGRIIRASFKA from the exons ATGACCGGACACCACTGCTGGGGATACGGACAGGATGATG GGCCTTCTGAGTGGTACAAATCATATCCCATTGCCCAGGGACATCGTCAGTCACCTGTTGATATAGTCTCCATGCAAGCAGTTTATGATCCTAGTCTGAAGCCTCTTATTATCTCATATGAATCGTGTACATCTCTTGAAATCTCCAACAATGGCCACTCAGTCATGGTGGACTTTGAAGATTCTGATGACAAGACAG TGATCAATGGGGGGCCCCTTGAAGGTCCCTATAGGCTAAAGCAGTTTCATTTTCATTGGGGAATGAAGCACAGTCAGGGATCAGAGCACACAGTTGACAGCAAATCTTTTCCTTCTGAG CTCCACTTGGTTCATTGGAATGCCAGGAAATATGCAACAtttggagaagcagcagcagctccagatgGCTTGGCAGTAGTTGGTATTTTCTTGGAG ACTGGAGAAGAACATGCCAATATGAACAGACTAACTGATGCCTTGTATATGGTAAAATTTAAA GGGACAAAAGCTCAGTTCAGAACCTTCAACCCAAAATGCCTCCTGCCCTCAAGTCTAAATTACTGGACATATCCTGGTTCTCTAACAACACCTCCTCTATATGAGAGTGTAACGTGGATAGTGCTGAAAGAGCCTGTCAGGATTTCTGAGAAACAG CTGGAGAAATTCCGAACTCTTCTCTTCACCAGCGAGGGAGTTGAAAGGATACAGATGGTGAATAATTTTCGCCCCCCTCAGCCTCTTAAGGGAAGAATAATTCGTGCTTCCTTCAAGGCCTAA